Part of the Arthrobacter globiformis genome is shown below.
GGCCGTCACCTTCGACAACGCTGCTGGTATCGCGCAGGAGGTGATGCACCTGAAAGCCTTGGGGCACATGCGGATCGGGTACGTCGCCGGCCCCGGAACGAGCTACTCCAGCCGGGTGCGGCAAGGCGCAGTCACGACGCATTTGGCCGCTGCGGGTCTGACGGAGGTTGCCGTGGGCAGTTTCGCCCCCTCCTTTGAAGGCGGCCGCAGCGCGGCGGAAAAGGTTCTGCTCGCCAATGTCACAGCGGTCATGGTTTACAACGACGTCATGGCCCTGGGCCTGATCAACCAGCTCGCCCAGTACGGCGTCTCGGTTCCAAACGACCTGACCGTCGTCGGATTCGACGACATCGAATTCGCCGCCATGGCCAACCCGGCGCTGACCACCGTCCGGGTCCCGCGGGAGGAGGCCGGCGCCCTGGCCATGTCCTACCTCAACGCACTGATGACGGCGACAGGCCCCGCTCCGGAGCCGCCGGCTCAACTGAAGACGGAATTCATCTTCCGCGGCACGTCGGTCCGCGCTCCGCTGACGCAAGCACTGGCTGAGTAAGCGCAGCTGCCGGCTGCCCTCTTCCCCGTGGAAAGAGGGCGCCGGCTCGCCCTGATGGATCATCATCGGTGCTTTGCCTCAGCCGCCGATGGTGGGGCTTCGGGCGCACCCCAGCCATCACCCGTCCACTCATCCCTTGATGAAAACGTTTTCGTCGCTCTACAATGAAAACGATTTCATTCCCGTCGTTCCCTCACTGAAGAAGGATTTGGCCATGACGAGCATTCCCACCACCCTCCGTGACCTGAATGAGGTTGCGTTGGTACTGCGGCCCGAGGACGATGTCGCAGTCGCCACCCAAGACCTGCCCCCCGGTGCTGAGCTGACCGATCGGGGGCACCGGCTTCGCGTGCGGCAAAGCGTCCCCCGCGGTCACAAGCTCGCCCTACGGCCGCTCGCTGCGGGCCAACGGGTCCACAAGTACGGCCAGTCGATCGGCCGGGCCACGCGGGACATTGCGGCCGGAGACCACGTCCATACCCACAACCTCGGCATGGACAACGCCGATCGTGTGCATGAGTTCGGTACCGCCCGCGTGCAGCCAGCGGCACCAGGCGGGCCGGCGCGGACGTTCCAGGGGTATCACCGCGGCGACGGGCGCGTGGGGACCCGCAACT
Proteins encoded:
- a CDS encoding LacI family DNA-binding transcriptional regulator; this encodes MSVPVTIRDVAKAADVSPATVSRTFVRPEKVDAVTRERVLSAAARLDYRPNRAAQSLITGLTGNIGIVVPDLTNPFFPSVVRGIQNRAEELGYPVLLVDSGEDPVRESELVTRLGRQVDGLVLCAARMTDEDLLSHRQRRPMVLINREVPGVPAVTFDNAAGIAQEVMHLKALGHMRIGYVAGPGTSYSSRVRQGAVTTHLAAAGLTEVAVGSFAPSFEGGRSAAEKVLLANVTAVMVYNDVMALGLINQLAQYGVSVPNDLTVVGFDDIEFAAMANPALTTVRVPREEAGALAMSYLNALMTATGPAPEPPAQLKTEFIFRGTSVRAPLTQALAE